A window of Pullulanibacillus sp. KACC 23026 genomic DNA:
TTGTTAAGTTTAATGATACAACAGTATGGTGGCCGCCGCCATTCTCAATCCAAGCTTTTACGCCATCTTGGAAGTTTGGCTTCACATTCCAAAGGACGCGGGCAACTGGAAGATTTGGAGCCGGAACAGTTGGCTCAAAGGCCGTTACCTCATTGATCAACAGCTTATAATGAGTCCCAAAGTCAGCCATCGAAACGACGACACCCTCTCCAGCTTGACCGTCGAACACTAAACGTGCTGGATCTTCTCGATTACCAATACCTAATGGAGAAACGATAATTTTCGGCTTGTTGCTTGCAAGAGTTGGATCCACTTCGAGCATATGGGATTGAAGAACAGATTCTTTGCCAGGAGCTAATTCATAAGTATAATCTTCCATAAAACCAGTGGATTGATTATGGCTCATCACTTTTAACAAGCGATCGAGTGCCGCTGTCTTCCAATCTCCTTCACCTGCAAAGCCGTATCCTTGTGCCATCAAGCGCTGGACAGCAAGACCCGGAAGCTGTTTCATACCATATAAGTCTTCGAAGTTCGTCGTAAAGGCATTATAACCACCATCATCAAGGAAACGTTTGATCGCGATTTCATAGCTTGCTTGAACTTTTACACTAGCTTCCCAATCTTCCTTGCTGTATGTGCCATAATCAAAATCATAGAGTTCAGCGTATTCACCGAATAGATCATCGATTTCTTCGTCCTTAACGGCATTCACGTATTGAACAAGGTCACCAATACCAAAATAGTCCACAGTCCAGCCAAATTGAATTTGGGCTTCAACCTTATCCCCTTCAGTTACTCCAACATTGCGCATGTTGTCACCAAAGCGGGCTACTTTGATCGCGAAGCTTTCATTATAAGCGACTGCGACGTCCATCCAATCCGCAATTTGTTGTTGCACTTCAGGTCGTTCCCAGTAACCCACTACAATTTTATTTTGTTTTTTCAAACGGGCATTAATAAACCCATATTCACGGTCGCCATGAGCGGCCTGGTTAAGGTTCATAAAGTCCATATCAATAGTCGCCCATGGAATACTTTCATTGTATTGTGTCGCTAAATGAAGCAGTGGTTTTTGCAAGAGTTTCGTTCCGCGAATCCACATTTTTGCTGGTGAGAAGGTATGCATCCAAGTGATGACTCCTGCTACCTCGTCACGATAGTTGACTTCTTTCATAATGCTTGTAATTTTATCTGCAGTAACCGCTAAATCCTGCAATACAAGAGGGTATGGTAATACGCCGCTTTCATTTAAGGCATCGGTCATAGTTTGGGCATGTGCTTTGACCTCCGCTAATGCTTCTTCCCCGTAGAGATGCTGTGAACCGACCACAAACCAAAATTCTTTCGTTCCTACTGTTGTCATATGAATCCTCTTTTCTTAAAATTAGTGAGTTCTATTACTTTTGACCATAGTAAGCATTTTTTCCGTGCTTTCTTAAGTAATGCTTGTCTAAAATCCGTTGAGGCAATTCTTGTGCAAAATGATTTAATTCCCTTGTAAATAAATTCAATTTCGCCACTTCATCTAAAACAACACTATTCATGACGGCCGATTTGACATCCTTGCCCCAAGTAAATGGACCATGTCCATGCAGCAGAACACCTGGCACAGCTAAAATATCAATTCCGCGTTCTTCAAAAGTTTCAATAATAACGTTTCCCGTCTCAACCTCATAACCGCGATCGATTTCTTCTTGCGTCAAGTGGCGAGCACAAGGCACCGAACCATAGAAAGTGTCGGCATGAGTGGTTCCCATTGCGGGTACATCCAGGCCCGCTTGAGCCCAAACCGTTGCCCATGTCGAATGGGTATGCACGATACCGCCTATTTCTGGAAAATGTTTGTAAAGGACGGCATGCGTCGGGGTATCTGAAGAAGGATTCAACTCGCCTTCCACCACATTGCCATCCAAATCAAGCACGACCATATCACTTGGTTTCATCGTTTCATAGTCAACACCACTTGGCTTGATCACGAATAAACCACTGTCGCGATCGATGGCACTCGCATTCCCCCATGTGTATTTGACAAGTCCATGTTTTGGTAAGTCGAGATTCGCTTGGAACACTTCTTCTTTCAATTTTTCTAACATGTTAGTCCCTCCCATTTTCCACTAAGTGATCAACAGCCGCCTGTTCAATCACTAGACCTCTTGTATAACGTTCGATAAACGTTTCAAATCCTTTAACATCATCTGCATCAGGATAGATTTCTTGTCCCTCAACCTCTTTAAAAACGCTTTGGTCAAGGAAATCTTCTAAACTCTCATTTTGTGCTTGGTTGATTAAGTAGGAAGCGAGAATCGCCATTCCCCAAGCGCCGCCTTCTCCAGCTGTCGCCATAACGGAAACCGGAACATTCATCGCAGCTGCGACTATCTTTTGCCCAACCAATGGAGTTTTAAATAACCCGCCATGCGCTAAAATGCGATCAATTGCCACACTTTCTTGTCTAGTTAAAATGTCCATTCCGATTTTCAGAGCCCCAAATGCTGTAAAGAGATGAGTGCGCATAAAATTGGCTAAATTAAATCGACTTTCAGGTGAGCGCACAAAGAGCGGCCGGCCTTTTTCTAACCCTGTAATCGTTTCACCAGAAAGATAGCCATAGCTTAGCAAACCGCCACCATCTGGATCCGCTTCCAATGCTTTATTTAGAAGGACTTCGAATAAGCGATCATTATCTACCATTTGTCCCATAGATTCATAGAATTCACGGAATAATCCAATCCAAGCATTCAGATCACTTGAACAGTTATTCGCATGAACCATCGCAACCGGACTGCCGTTTGGTGTCGTAACCATATCGATTTCCGAATACACCTTTGAAAGTTCTTTTTCTAAGACAATCATGGCAAAGACGGAGGTTCCAACAGAGACGTTACCCGTCCGTTTCCTAACACTATTTGTCGCTACCATTCCCGTTCCCGCATCCCCTTCTGGCGGACAAAGCGGTATTCCAGGCTGCAGATTGAATGAGCGATCTAGAATTTTCGCCCCAATTTCGGTCAATTGACCCGCTTGCTCACCTGAAAGACAAACTTTAGGGAGAATGTCTCGTAGCTTCCAAGGATAAGCTTTGCTCGTAATAAGTTCATCAAATTGCTTAACCATCGAGTCATTGTAATCATGCGTCATTTCATCAATTGGGAACATGCCAGACGCATCACCGATTCCAATCGCTTTTTCACCCGTTAGTAACCAATGAATGAATCCAGATAAAGTGGTTATAAAATCAATGCGAGGTACATGCTTCTCTTCATTTAGTATCGCTTGATAAAGGTGAGCAACGCTCCACCTCTCTGGAATATTGAATTGGAATTGATCCGTTAATTCTTTCGCTGCAACGCTCGTTGTCGTATTTCGCCACGTTCGAAACGGCACTAAAAGCTCGCCGGTATTGTCAAAAGCCATATAACCGTGCATCATGGCGGAAATTCCAATAGAACCGATTGTCCGAATGGTCATCCCATAATGCCGTTCCACTTCTTGCTTCAATTCACTATAAGCTGTCTGCAAGCCCGTGATTATATCCACTAAACTGTACGTCCAGAAACCATTTTCCAACCGATTCTCCCACTCATAGCCTCCTGATGCGATTGTGTTAAAACTCGAATCGATCAACACGGCTTTAATGCGAGTAGAACCTAATTCTATTCCTAGTGATGTTTGGCCATCTGCAATGGCTTGTTTGATGTTAACTTGATTCACTTCCATTGTGTTCCCCTCTCTGATAGCGGTTAACTATCGATAGTCGAAAGAAGGTGCTTTCTTTACTTACAACCTTATTATATGTACATACACATGTCAATAATTTTATATAAATGTACCTACAAATAAACGGACTGAAACTCACGATATCCCTCTATTATTTATATTTTAATAGATCCAAGGTATGACAAACGAACAAAAATAAACGCGATAGATAAAGGAAATGATTTATTTTAGGGTGTTCTTTCATTTTGTGTTAAAATATGACCATACAAATAATTTGAATGAACGACCTCTAACTCGAACAACTAAGAAAGAAGTGTTTAGATGAAGCCAAAATATCAGGTCATCATTGATGATATAAAAAGTAAGATCCTTTCTGGAGAATACGGTGCAGATGAGCAAATCCCTACCGAACTCGCTTTACAAGAAAAATATAAGGTCAGCCGGCACACGATCCGAAAAGCTATCCTAGACCTTGCAAATGAAGGATTCTTAAGAAGCGAAAAAGGTTCGGGGACCTATGTGAGTCATCAGTATCGCTCCAAAGCAAGCGGATCAGCCAGTCGTAAAATTATTGGCGTGATCACAACCTACATTTCCGATTACATTTTTCCTTCCATTATCCGAGGAATTGAGGGGAGATTGAATGAAGATAATTATTCGTTACTGCTAGCGAGCACCAATAACGATGTAGAGCAGGAAAAAAAGGCTTTGGAAATGATGTTAGCCTTTGGCGTGGATGGTCTGATTATCGAACCGACTAAAAGCAATCTATACAATCCCAACATTGCCTACTATCTGTCGTTTAAGGAGCAAGATGTTCCCTTTATCATGATTAATGCTTATTATGAGGAATTAGATGTTCCTTTCTTTTGTCTCGATGATATCCAATCTAGTTATCTTGCAACAAATGAATTGATTTCAAAGGGCCACACGCAAATTGGCCTTATTTCAAAAATGGATGACTTACAAGGAAAGTACCGAATGAAAGGTTTTATCAAAGCGCTCGGCGAAGCCAAATTACGCTTTCAACCCGATCAAGTGTTTACCTTTGTTACCGAGACAAAGGCTGATCTTAACACGAATTTGAGGAAGTTCTTAAGCGACCATCGAGATGAATTAACCGCGCTCGTTTGCTATAACGATGAGGTGGGACTAGAAGTACTAAATGTATGCAGACAACTTGAGATTTCCGTGCCAGAGGAATTATCGATTGTGGGCCAGGATAATTCTTATATTGCACGAAACGCGAATATCAAACTCACGACATTGACCCACCCGCAAGAGCAGATGGGACGCGATGCCGCTGAATGGGTCATAAAAAAATTACAAGGCAAGAAAGACATCCCAAACGAAAACTATTACCAGCCCACACTAATCGAAGGCGAAACGGTAAAAGCATTAGACGTTTAATAAAAGCCCATGCCAAAGTGGTAAACCCATTATATTCATGAACGTTTAAAGGAGGTAAATCCTAAGTGAGATCTACCTCCTTGTTTGATTTTATTACATTGACAGGGTGTTGATGGAGTAGAGATTTTTATAAAGTCATTTAGAGATATAAGGTTAGAGAGATCTCGTATTTCGTTTACAATTCATAGATCCAGACCCGCATCTCACCCTTTTGTCTATTACACCAAGCATAATAGGGGATGGCCACGATTTTTTGCGGAATTAGCTCCGCTTGCTCAGAACTATAAAGGTTCTCAGAAGGTGCCACTCGAAATCCATCGGCTGTTAGTTTTACAACTCCATTTAGCAAATCAGAAGCAAATTCACTCGTTATTTCACTTTCTTTAGGGAGACGAATGGCTGCGAGATTGTTGCCATTATCCATTTCTTCTATACAATAGACGATCGGTCCGCGCTGTAACGCTATTTGCCCTTGATTCATAGAGACTAATGGATTACTTCTCATTCTATGAACAGACATATCCAATTGAAGCGAAATGGTATCACCTGATTGCCATTCCCGATCTAAGACAAGATACCCCTTTTGCAACTGATCAACCGATACACTTTCGCCGTTCACTTTAACAGAAACCGTCTTACTCCAGCCCGGAATCCTTAGCGCTAATTTGAATGGGACAGGTTCATTCAGATTCAGTGAAAATTGTATATCTCCGTCCCATGGGAAATTATGAGACTGAATGATTTCAACTGCTTTTCCAGATAAAACCGTTGTTAATTGACCGGCAATATATAAATGGGTGTACAAGGTATTTTCCGTTTGGGTATAGATATGATCCTCAACAGAAGCAATCATTCTAGCTAAATTCGGAGGGCAGCAAGCACAGAAAAACCACTTCTGACGCTCTAATTTAACATGTTCTTGATCTTTTCTTACCTTTTGAAAGGGATTAGCTTCTAATGGGTTTACATAGAAAAAGCGTTTACCATCTAAATCCATTCCACTTAAAGTCCCATTATAAATAGCCTTTTCTAACACGTCAGCATATTTACTATTCGGTTCGCCCAAAAAGCTAAACCGACCGAGGCACATGTTTCACAATACATGCTGTCATTTGGTAAATCATGCTTACAAGTAAAGGCTTCCCCGTTAACCGCTGAACCGATTCCCGCCGTAATATACATCTTGTGATTAATCACATCATCCCAAAGAATCTCACAGGTTTGTTTGAGTGATTCATCACCAGTCTTGGCAGCTAAATCAGCCATTGCAATATAGAGATAAACGGCCCTTACAGCATGACCAACTGCTTCTTTCTGTTCTCTTACAGGTTTATGGGCTTGTTGATAGTCATATCCTAAGCCAAAATTCACATTTTTTTCGTCATTCCATGAAGGTTTCGTATCAATCGCTTTTCTCTTTTCACTTTCCTCCACAAAATAAATGGGCTCTTGTCCTCGTTGATCAATAAAATATTGTGCTAATTTTAAGTACTTCTCGTTCCCAGTAACGTTGTAGAGTTTGACTAAGGCCAGTTCAATTTCCTCATGGCCCGGATAGCCCTTTAGTTGTCCTTCTCCATTACCAAAAATTCGACTGATCAAATGCACGAATTTCTCCATAATTTGAAGGAACTCTCTTTTTCCGGTTGTTTCATAATAGGCCACTGCCGCCTCAATAAAATGCCCGGCACAGTACAATTCATGGTTATCCCGTAAATTTGTCCAGCGATTGTCTGGTTCTTTCAATAAGTAATAGGTATTGAGATAGCCATCCTCGGCTTGAGCCCTTCCCAATAAATCAATGACTTCATCGGCTCGTTTCTCTAGTTCCGGGTTTGGGAAATCTCGTAAACTGTAAGCAACCGTCTCTAACCACTTGGCTACATCACTATCTTGGAAGACCGCCCCATAAAATTCACCATCTGATTCGCCGGCGGCAATTCGAAAATTCTCAATCGCATGACTGGGCTCTGTATTTGGCAATTCATCATTTAATGCCTTCCATTGATAAGGAATAACTTCATGGGCCACAATTTCTTTATAATTCTTCCAAAAATGATCTTCAACTAGCACATGTTTAACAGGTCTTGTTACATTCGATAAAGTCTTCACAATCTCACAACCCTTCATTTTTATAGATATTGGCAGAAAAACCCCTTTAGCGAGGGGATTTTCTGTCTTTATAAGGAGAATTAATTAATCTTTAAGACCCGATGTCTTAATCCCCTCACCCAAATATTTTGAGGCAA
This region includes:
- the araA gene encoding L-arabinose isomerase; protein product: MTTVGTKEFWFVVGSQHLYGEEALAEVKAHAQTMTDALNESGVLPYPLVLQDLAVTADKITSIMKEVNYRDEVAGVITWMHTFSPAKMWIRGTKLLQKPLLHLATQYNESIPWATIDMDFMNLNQAAHGDREYGFINARLKKQNKIVVGYWERPEVQQQIADWMDVAVAYNESFAIKVARFGDNMRNVGVTEGDKVEAQIQFGWTVDYFGIGDLVQYVNAVKDEEIDDLFGEYAELYDFDYGTYSKEDWEASVKVQASYEIAIKRFLDDGGYNAFTTNFEDLYGMKQLPGLAVQRLMAQGYGFAGEGDWKTAALDRLLKVMSHNQSTGFMEDYTYELAPGKESVLQSHMLEVDPTLASNKPKIIVSPLGIGNREDPARLVFDGQAGEGVVVSMADFGTHYKLLINEVTAFEPTVPAPNLPVARVLWNVKPNFQDGVKAWIENGGGHHTVVSLNLTTDQIVSYAKLVDLEYVIIK
- a CDS encoding L-ribulose-5-phosphate 4-epimerase, which codes for MLEKLKEEVFQANLDLPKHGLVKYTWGNASAIDRDSGLFVIKPSGVDYETMKPSDMVVLDLDGNVVEGELNPSSDTPTHAVLYKHFPEIGGIVHTHSTWATVWAQAGLDVPAMGTTHADTFYGSVPCARHLTQEEIDRGYEVETGNVIIETFEERGIDILAVPGVLLHGHGPFTWGKDVKSAVMNSVVLDEVAKLNLFTRELNHFAQELPQRILDKHYLRKHGKNAYYGQK
- a CDS encoding FGGY-family carbohydrate kinase, coding for MEVNQVNIKQAIADGQTSLGIELGSTRIKAVLIDSSFNTIASGGYEWENRLENGFWTYSLVDIITGLQTAYSELKQEVERHYGMTIRTIGSIGISAMMHGYMAFDNTGELLVPFRTWRNTTTSVAAKELTDQFQFNIPERWSVAHLYQAILNEEKHVPRIDFITTLSGFIHWLLTGEKAIGIGDASGMFPIDEMTHDYNDSMVKQFDELITSKAYPWKLRDILPKVCLSGEQAGQLTEIGAKILDRSFNLQPGIPLCPPEGDAGTGMVATNSVRKRTGNVSVGTSVFAMIVLEKELSKVYSEIDMVTTPNGSPVAMVHANNCSSDLNAWIGLFREFYESMGQMVDNDRLFEVLLNKALEADPDGGGLLSYGYLSGETITGLEKGRPLFVRSPESRFNLANFMRTHLFTAFGALKIGMDILTRQESVAIDRILAHGGLFKTPLVGQKIVAAAMNVPVSVMATAGEGGAWGMAILASYLINQAQNESLEDFLDQSVFKEVEGQEIYPDADDVKGFETFIERYTRGLVIEQAAVDHLVENGRD
- a CDS encoding GntR family transcriptional regulator yields the protein MKPKYQVIIDDIKSKILSGEYGADEQIPTELALQEKYKVSRHTIRKAILDLANEGFLRSEKGSGTYVSHQYRSKASGSASRKIIGVITTYISDYIFPSIIRGIEGRLNEDNYSLLLASTNNDVEQEKKALEMMLAFGVDGLIIEPTKSNLYNPNIAYYLSFKEQDVPFIMINAYYEELDVPFFCLDDIQSSYLATNELISKGHTQIGLISKMDDLQGKYRMKGFIKALGEAKLRFQPDQVFTFVTETKADLNTNLRKFLSDHRDELTALVCYNDEVGLEVLNVCRQLEISVPEELSIVGQDNSYIARNANIKLTTLTHPQEQMGRDAAEWVIKKLQGKKDIPNENYYQPTLIEGETVKALDV